The proteins below are encoded in one region of Segatella copri:
- a CDS encoding family 43 glycosylhydrolase — protein sequence MVNKNIIVTLFVTAAAAVPQTGAAQKAAYNTPGASNPILSGYFADPTIKKFGDTYYIYATTDGSGAGFGPAQLWCSKDFKNWTLMPMNWPDSHWIWAPDVMKNEADGKYYYLYCQPCKLHLGVGDTPRGPWKNVLGESEAVLVPDRFVKNAITLDGQTFRDDDGSVYMYWGTWGIYKGFGCGAGKLNPDMKSFSETKLIPNTEVTHFFEAPFVFKRNGIYYFLYSCEHCEDASYRVDYATAKSPLGPYTYHGTILKTNADGTVHGPGHNSVLQEGDNYYIVYHRHDNPHSNRGFHRQVAIDKLEFNADGTIKEVVPTHEGLDLKPEMKVAKNLAFGAKVTASSYYDNDFRPEYAVDDNNGTLWRPRTTGPAWIQLDLGKKQSIKSIWTQFEYGTQFYQYLIETSNDGKHWQTFSDKRQNRLAGSPMVDFGNAKAQYIRLTYTGGQKNGFGGAIWNIKVYGSVEDSAPQQWLGLTAADFDGTTWHNNEGMLAGKFSLLQGTALRERMAGKDAITLQPGTQLVMTHPQLGKTRKHTLTAQAFDNGSWHQIDENDPRLNLSEGKLEISAGEKQFTLTNLRYYNWEQEVAEKTFDAQSNIVREAVADKNSQGLVVDISADYYNEGDTVPYIKNGSPLDIHLKGEFETQHDTAAIIKTIEGKKAFAFTGKESYRSNFMLPATIRDNAPYTIEAWILNPEIAENECVADFTSSHDELEKLMLVNGTEPRCGVMNHYGWYEDAGYKEMKTLEDKWQHVYVCFDGRIESIYINDKLISQKDIQLLVKPSQFMLLGKNAEEAWPFSGYLHSLKLWDEYIPYKKTNKIN from the coding sequence ATGGTTAATAAGAATATAATTGTAACACTATTCGTAACAGCAGCTGCGGCAGTACCTCAAACGGGGGCTGCCCAGAAAGCTGCTTACAACACTCCGGGAGCCAGCAACCCTATCCTGTCTGGCTATTTTGCCGACCCAACCATCAAGAAGTTTGGTGATACCTATTATATATATGCTACTACTGACGGTAGCGGAGCCGGTTTCGGACCGGCACAGCTCTGGTGCAGCAAGGATTTCAAGAACTGGACCCTGATGCCGATGAACTGGCCGGACAGCCACTGGATATGGGCACCGGATGTGATGAAGAACGAAGCCGACGGCAAGTATTACTACCTCTACTGCCAGCCTTGCAAGCTTCATCTGGGTGTGGGCGATACACCTCGCGGTCCTTGGAAGAACGTGCTGGGCGAGAGCGAAGCCGTGCTCGTACCGGATAGATTCGTAAAGAATGCCATCACCCTGGATGGTCAGACCTTCCGAGATGATGATGGTTCGGTCTATATGTATTGGGGCACCTGGGGCATCTACAAGGGCTTCGGTTGCGGAGCAGGCAAGCTGAATCCTGACATGAAATCGTTCAGCGAAACCAAGCTCATCCCGAATACCGAGGTTACTCACTTCTTCGAAGCGCCATTCGTATTCAAGCGCAATGGCATCTACTATTTCCTCTACTCTTGCGAACATTGCGAGGATGCCAGCTACCGCGTAGATTACGCCACAGCCAAGAGTCCGCTCGGGCCTTACACCTACCACGGCACTATCCTCAAGACCAATGCCGATGGAACCGTTCATGGTCCAGGACACAACAGCGTGCTGCAGGAAGGCGACAACTACTACATCGTATATCATCGCCACGACAATCCGCATTCCAACCGTGGATTCCATCGTCAGGTGGCAATCGACAAACTCGAATTCAATGCAGACGGTACCATCAAGGAGGTCGTTCCAACCCACGAAGGACTCGATCTGAAACCGGAGATGAAGGTAGCAAAGAACCTCGCCTTCGGCGCCAAGGTTACCGCCTCTTCCTACTACGACAACGATTTCCGTCCGGAATATGCGGTTGATGACAACAACGGCACACTCTGGCGCCCTCGCACCACCGGACCAGCCTGGATCCAGCTCGACCTGGGCAAGAAGCAGAGCATCAAGAGCATCTGGACTCAGTTTGAATACGGAACACAGTTCTATCAGTATCTCATCGAGACTTCGAATGACGGCAAGCACTGGCAGACCTTCTCCGACAAGCGACAGAACCGTCTGGCTGGTTCGCCGATGGTAGATTTCGGAAATGCCAAGGCGCAGTACATCCGCCTCACCTATACCGGCGGACAGAAGAATGGTTTCGGTGGCGCCATCTGGAACATCAAGGTTTACGGTTCCGTAGAAGATTCAGCCCCACAGCAGTGGCTAGGCCTGACAGCAGCCGATTTCGATGGTACAACCTGGCATAACAACGAGGGAATGCTTGCTGGCAAGTTCTCGCTCCTTCAGGGCACCGCCCTCAGAGAGCGCATGGCTGGCAAAGATGCCATCACCCTGCAACCGGGCACCCAACTGGTGATGACTCATCCGCAGCTCGGCAAGACACGCAAGCATACCCTCACCGCCCAGGCTTTCGACAACGGAAGCTGGCATCAGATAGATGAAAACGATCCTCGACTGAATCTTTCTGAAGGAAAACTGGAAATTAGTGCAGGCGAAAAACAATTTACCCTCACCAATCTCCGTTATTATAACTGGGAACAGGAGGTGGCAGAAAAGACTTTCGATGCCCAGAGCAACATCGTGCGTGAGGCAGTAGCCGACAAGAACAGTCAGGGACTGGTGGTAGATATCAGCGCTGACTACTACAACGAGGGCGATACCGTGCCTTACATCAAGAACGGCAGTCCGCTGGATATTCACCTCAAGGGCGAGTTCGAGACGCAGCACGATACAGCAGCCATCATCAAGACCATAGAGGGCAAAAAGGCATTCGCCTTTACCGGCAAGGAGAGTTACAGAAGCAACTTCATGCTCCCAGCCACCATCCGCGACAACGCACCATATACCATCGAGGCATGGATTCTGAATCCGGAGATTGCCGAGAATGAATGCGTAGCCGATTTCACATCTTCTCACGATGAACTGGAAAAGCTGATGCTGGTAAACGGCACCGAACCACGCTGCGGTGTGATGAACCACTACGGATGGTATGAGGATGCCGGCTACAAGGAGATGAAGACACTGGAAGACAAGTGGCAGCACGTATATGTCTGCTTCGATGGCAGAATCGAGAGCATCTACATCAACGACAAGCTCATCAGCCAGAAGGATATCCAGCTCCTCGTCAAGCCATCGCAGTTTATGCTTCTGGGCAAGAATGCCGAAGAGGCATGGCCTTTCTCAGGCTATCTGCACTCATTGAAACTCTGGGATGAATACATTCCTTACAAAAAGACAAACAAAATAAACTAG
- a CDS encoding beta-L-arabinofuranosidase domain-containing protein → MDLKQFTLLIGVASLPSMTTAATVYRTISKVEAISVDCPVGTVPRLPNLVWVTYSDGYSEYRQVRWANAPLADEQAEADAQKHPAGSQYEIGGFVIGDETTDNGYPVKAQIKVVAGGYQTPEKEVAHTFSLADVSIDGDNRLTHNRDEALREICSWDVTQQLYNYRDTYGLSTEGYTKSDGWDSPDTKLKGHGSGHYMSAIAQAYAVATNPEQKAILRKNITRMVNELRECQEKTFVYNKELKRNWEARDFAPEAELRKMKGTWAAFDEYKKHPELYGYGYINAIPAQHCALIEMYRAYNNSDWVWAPYYSVHKQLAGLIDIATYFDDKEICDKALLIAKDMGLWVWNRMHYRTYVKQDGTQDERRAKPGNRYEMWDMYIAGEVGGMSESLARLSEMVSNPDEKAKLLEAANCFDAPKFYDPLSKNIDDIRTRHANQHIPMIIGALRSYKSNQKPYYYNLAENFWRLVQGRYMYAMGGVGNGEMFRQPYTQILSMATNGLQEGESEAYPDINETCCAYNLVKLSKDLNCYNPDNAQYLDYIERTLYNQIIGSLNPDQYQTCYQYAVGLNATKPFGNETPQSTCCGGTGSENHTKYQQSAYFANDHTLWVGLYMPTTLHWKEKGVTIKQDCLWPAQHSAIKITEGEGDFTLKLRVPYWATQGFSIKVNGKEVAKSYQPSTYVELEQKHWKVGDVVEIDMPFSKHIEYGADKLSSDVASLDGTPLKTSWVGTLMYGPLVMAGTGAQTWNQATLNIDSRLSNITVGESNGVTTGAGANLLTLKLDGKEFQPDYYRNANSTHYYRINLTDAKSKKSKKVKIDFTELNSLLNLAAERKADQEKWNALSQKVPEYAPWAPFGYERMQKVMAQAQELVAKGKKKVTQDELEGTTAILNRAINTMRPGNLAEMEDLRELSGLLRRAGWPDDNTSEELKEAISYGRMVQKYVTDGSGTHDMIHAAVGKLKKAMKQ, encoded by the coding sequence ATGGATTTAAAGCAGTTTACATTATTGATAGGTGTAGCCAGTTTGCCATCCATGACAACGGCAGCCACTGTTTATCGCACCATCTCTAAGGTGGAGGCAATATCAGTAGATTGTCCGGTGGGCACAGTTCCCCGACTTCCTAATCTCGTATGGGTAACCTATTCTGATGGTTATTCAGAGTATCGCCAGGTGCGCTGGGCTAACGCTCCGCTTGCTGATGAGCAGGCTGAGGCTGATGCGCAGAAACATCCTGCCGGGAGCCAATATGAGATAGGTGGTTTTGTGATTGGTGATGAGACTACCGACAATGGTTATCCTGTCAAGGCACAAATCAAGGTGGTGGCAGGAGGCTATCAGACTCCAGAAAAGGAAGTGGCTCATACCTTCTCACTCGCTGATGTGAGCATAGATGGTGACAACCGACTCACCCACAACCGCGATGAGGCACTCCGTGAGATCTGTTCCTGGGATGTTACCCAGCAACTCTACAACTATCGTGATACCTATGGTTTGAGCACGGAGGGCTATACCAAGAGTGATGGCTGGGATTCGCCAGACACCAAACTCAAGGGTCATGGATCTGGCCACTATATGTCGGCTATCGCACAGGCATACGCCGTGGCAACTAACCCAGAGCAGAAAGCCATCCTCCGCAAGAACATCACCCGAATGGTGAATGAGTTGCGAGAGTGTCAGGAGAAGACCTTCGTATATAATAAGGAGCTGAAGCGCAACTGGGAGGCTCGTGATTTCGCACCTGAGGCAGAACTCAGAAAGATGAAGGGCACCTGGGCTGCTTTTGATGAGTATAAGAAGCACCCTGAACTTTATGGCTACGGCTATATCAACGCCATTCCGGCTCAGCATTGTGCTCTGATTGAAATGTATCGTGCTTACAACAACTCCGATTGGGTTTGGGCACCTTATTACAGCGTACACAAGCAACTTGCCGGTCTGATAGACATCGCTACCTACTTTGATGATAAGGAAATCTGCGACAAGGCACTCCTCATCGCCAAGGATATGGGACTCTGGGTATGGAACCGCATGCACTACCGCACTTACGTAAAGCAGGACGGCACCCAGGATGAGCGCAGAGCCAAGCCGGGCAACCGCTACGAGATGTGGGACATGTACATCGCCGGTGAGGTGGGAGGTATGAGTGAATCGCTCGCCCGTCTTTCTGAGATGGTTTCCAATCCGGATGAAAAGGCAAAGCTCCTCGAGGCTGCCAACTGTTTCGATGCGCCTAAGTTCTATGATCCGCTGAGCAAGAACATCGATGACATCCGCACCCGCCATGCCAACCAGCATATTCCGATGATTATCGGAGCGCTGCGCAGCTACAAGAGCAATCAGAAGCCATACTATTACAATCTGGCAGAGAACTTCTGGAGACTGGTGCAGGGGAGATACATGTATGCGATGGGTGGTGTAGGAAATGGAGAGATGTTCCGCCAGCCATATACCCAGATTCTGAGTATGGCAACCAATGGACTGCAGGAAGGCGAATCGGAGGCTTATCCGGATATCAACGAAACCTGCTGCGCGTATAACCTCGTCAAGTTGAGCAAGGATTTGAACTGTTATAACCCTGATAATGCACAGTATCTCGACTATATCGAGCGTACGCTGTATAATCAGATTATCGGTTCGCTCAATCCGGACCAGTATCAAACCTGCTATCAGTATGCAGTAGGATTGAATGCCACCAAGCCGTTCGGCAACGAGACACCTCAGAGCACCTGCTGCGGTGGTACAGGTTCTGAAAATCATACCAAGTACCAGCAGTCGGCTTATTTTGCCAACGATCATACCCTCTGGGTAGGTCTCTATATGCCAACCACCCTCCACTGGAAGGAGAAGGGCGTGACTATCAAGCAGGATTGCCTGTGGCCGGCACAGCATTCAGCCATCAAGATTACGGAAGGCGAGGGCGATTTCACCCTGAAACTCCGTGTACCATACTGGGCGACTCAAGGTTTCTCCATCAAGGTGAACGGCAAGGAAGTGGCAAAGAGCTATCAGCCTAGCACCTATGTAGAACTGGAGCAGAAGCACTGGAAGGTGGGAGATGTCGTAGAAATCGACATGCCATTCAGCAAGCATATCGAATATGGTGCCGACAAGCTTTCGAGCGATGTGGCAAGTCTGGATGGTACTCCGCTGAAGACATCCTGGGTAGGAACCCTGATGTACGGACCATTGGTGATGGCGGGTACAGGTGCACAGACCTGGAACCAGGCTACGCTGAACATCGACTCCCGATTGAGTAATATCACCGTGGGCGAATCGAACGGCGTGACCACAGGCGCAGGAGCCAATCTCCTTACCCTGAAGTTGGATGGCAAGGAATTCCAGCCCGATTATTACCGCAACGCCAACAGTACCCACTACTACCGCATCAACCTGACCGATGCCAAGAGCAAGAAGAGCAAGAAGGTGAAGATAGATTTCACCGAACTGAATTCTCTCCTGAATCTTGCCGCAGAGCGTAAGGCTGACCAGGAGAAGTGGAATGCCCTTTCGCAGAAGGTTCCGGAGTATGCTCCATGGGCACCATTCGGCTATGAGCGCATGCAGAAGGTGATGGCTCAGGCACAGGAACTGGTGGCAAAGGGCAAGAAGAAGGTGACCCAGGATGAACTGGAAGGTACTACTGCCATCCTGAACCGTGCCATCAACACGATGCGCCCTGGCAATCTTGCAGAGATGGAAGACCTCCGAGAACTCTCCGGTCTGCTTCGCCGTGCCGGCTGGCCGGATGACAACACCAGCGAGGAACTCAAGGAAGCCATCAGCTATGGCAGAATGGTTCAGAAATACGTGACCGACGGAAGTGGAACTCACGACATGATTCATGCCGCTGTGGGAAAACTGAAGAAGGCGATGAAACAATAA
- a CDS encoding glycoside hydrolase family 97 protein, translating into MVKKLFFIATLLYIGATVSAENYLVKSPDGKIVAELNTNKSLSLQFKYNGSILLQESSIGVTLNDGTDMGKNPKVASHKLSNHKETIHAPFYRQQNFETAYQELNLKLKNGFGIILRAYDEGVAYRFYTQRKGKTIILNETAAYQFGKDKKAWLPYTTTPEKPFAMAFQNIYHETRLDTAKQDLAFLPATIDCGKAKVTILESDLEKYPGMWLKANSSEQDQEKGILRAAFAPYPKEMTYYPWRHMSHVKSTCDYIATSTGKRNYPWRIFAITEYDTQMPTSNLVYALAAPNKIGDTSWIKPGKVAWDWWNDWNLKGVDFKAGINFDTYKYYIDFAHNHGLEYIILDEGWYNSKEGSILKPIDDIQLPKLIEYGKSKGVDIVLWAVFNVMDENLETICKTYADMGIKGFKVDFMDRDDQTAIEMVERLAACTAKHHLILDLHGIYKPHGLNRTYPNILNYESVFGMEECRWTEAKNDMPLYDVTFPYIRMMAGQVDFTPGAMRNGTRDNWKAIYTKPISMGTRCHQAACYIVQDSPFTMLADTPTNYEADEPYTRYIASLPVVFDKTIVPQGEIGKYIVTARKKGNDWYVGGQSNWDERTLTLKFDFLPNGDYEAIVLKDGINANHDAEDNKIEKSVINQKSEMKIHLASGGGFVIKVIKK; encoded by the coding sequence ATGGTTAAGAAACTCTTTTTCATCGCCACCTTATTATATATAGGGGCAACAGTATCGGCAGAGAACTATCTGGTGAAATCACCAGATGGTAAAATCGTAGCAGAACTCAACACCAACAAGTCTCTCTCTCTTCAATTTAAATACAATGGCTCCATTCTTTTACAGGAGTCTTCAATAGGTGTAACGCTGAACGATGGAACGGACATGGGTAAGAATCCGAAGGTAGCAAGTCACAAGCTTAGCAACCATAAGGAAACTATCCATGCGCCATTCTATCGTCAGCAAAACTTTGAAACAGCATATCAGGAACTGAATCTGAAACTGAAGAATGGTTTCGGCATCATCCTGAGAGCTTACGATGAGGGAGTGGCTTACCGATTCTATACCCAGCGAAAAGGCAAGACCATCATACTGAATGAAACCGCCGCCTACCAGTTTGGCAAGGACAAGAAGGCATGGTTGCCATACACTACGACACCAGAAAAGCCTTTTGCCATGGCTTTCCAGAATATCTATCACGAAACACGGCTCGATACCGCTAAGCAGGATTTGGCTTTCCTGCCAGCTACCATAGATTGCGGAAAGGCGAAAGTCACTATCCTGGAGAGCGACCTGGAGAAGTATCCGGGCATGTGGCTGAAGGCTAACAGCAGCGAACAGGATCAGGAGAAGGGAATCCTGAGAGCCGCCTTTGCTCCCTACCCTAAGGAGATGACCTACTACCCTTGGCGACACATGAGCCACGTAAAGAGCACCTGCGATTACATCGCAACCAGCACCGGCAAACGCAATTATCCTTGGCGCATCTTCGCCATCACAGAGTACGATACCCAGATGCCAACCAGCAATCTGGTGTACGCCCTGGCTGCTCCCAACAAGATAGGCGATACTTCCTGGATCAAACCGGGCAAGGTGGCCTGGGACTGGTGGAACGACTGGAATCTGAAAGGTGTGGATTTCAAGGCAGGCATCAACTTCGATACTTACAAATATTACATAGATTTTGCTCATAATCACGGCTTGGAATACATCATCCTTGATGAAGGATGGTACAACTCGAAAGAGGGAAGCATTCTGAAACCAATAGACGATATCCAGTTGCCTAAGCTCATAGAATATGGTAAGAGCAAGGGCGTGGATATCGTACTCTGGGCAGTCTTCAACGTGATGGACGAGAACCTGGAAACCATCTGCAAGACCTATGCCGATATGGGCATCAAGGGATTCAAGGTGGATTTCATGGACCGCGACGACCAGACCGCCATCGAAATGGTGGAACGCCTGGCTGCCTGCACAGCCAAGCATCATCTCATCCTCGACCTGCACGGCATCTACAAGCCACACGGCCTGAACCGCACCTATCCTAACATCCTCAACTACGAGAGTGTTTTCGGTATGGAAGAGTGCCGCTGGACGGAAGCCAAGAATGATATGCCACTCTATGATGTCACCTTCCCATACATCCGAATGATGGCAGGACAGGTGGATTTCACACCGGGAGCGATGAGAAACGGAACCCGAGACAACTGGAAGGCAATCTACACCAAACCGATTTCGATGGGAACCCGATGCCACCAGGCTGCCTGCTACATCGTACAGGACAGTCCGTTTACAATGCTTGCCGACACTCCTACCAACTACGAGGCTGATGAGCCATACACCCGATACATCGCTTCATTGCCAGTAGTCTTCGACAAGACCATCGTGCCACAGGGCGAAATCGGAAAGTATATCGTTACCGCTAGAAAGAAGGGCAACGACTGGTATGTAGGCGGTCAGAGCAACTGGGATGAGCGCACGCTCACCCTAAAGTTTGATTTTCTCCCAAATGGAGATTACGAAGCAATCGTATTGAAGGATGGCATCAATGCCAACCACGATGCCGAGGATAACAAGATAGAGAAATCTGTCATCAATCAGAAATCGGAAATGAAGATTCATCTTGCTTCGGGCGGTGGATTCGTCATCAAGGTTATCAAGAAATAA
- a CDS encoding glycoside hydrolase family 127 protein: protein MKKILMTSALAALALMPASAQKVNKSSGGYPITPVPFTSVKVWNNTFWGQRIETSRKVTIPLAFSKCESEGRYKNFERAAHPSDSYDVGKLMPYSFDDTDPYKTIEGASYVLQTYPDKKLKAYIDSVLDIIAPAQEADGYLYTARTQNPKHPHFWAGDKRWSKEEDLSHELYNLGHMVEGAVAHWQATGSRKFLDIAIRYADCVVREVGPNPGQACVVPGHQIAEMALCKLYLATGNKKYLEEAKFFLDYRGKTSIKQEYSQSHKPVLEQDEAVGHAVRATYMYAGMADVAALTGDTAYIHAIDRIWDNIVSKKLYITGGIGATNNGEAFGKNYELPNMSAYCETCAAIGNVYVNYRLFLLHGESKYYDVLERTLYNGLISGVSMDGGGFFYPNPLESMGQHQRQAWFGCACCPSNICRFLPSLPGYVYAVKDKNVYVNLFLSNSSSLKVAGKKVALSQDTKYPWNGDIAIKVDDNKAGQFGMKIRIPGWVKGQPVPSDLYYYSDGKRLGYTITVNGKKVEAKVTEDGYYTINRKWKKGDVIRVHFDMEARTVRANNKVEADRGCISIERGPIVYCAEWPDNQGFDIMSILENREPQFAEGKLSYDDFIDPKYKNVLTLYKGQNMETLTENVQTLAYDKSGKLSTKDQTLTLIPYFAWAHRGNGNMKVWLPQDVKAAKPSAPATLAAQAKVEFSSPVPAKSSITDGLVPADENDRSVPYIHWWPKKNTTEWITYTFPESKEIKTSTVYWYDDQPWGGCKVPDSWKLYYQDEAGNWKEVPGADAYPCKRGVACIVNFDPVKTKAVKLELKQPETLSCGLFEWSVK, encoded by the coding sequence ATGAAAAAGATTTTGATGACATCAGCCTTGGCAGCATTGGCATTGATGCCTGCTTCGGCACAGAAGGTGAACAAGAGCTCGGGTGGTTATCCTATCACTCCGGTGCCTTTCACATCAGTAAAGGTTTGGAACAATACGTTCTGGGGACAGCGTATCGAAACCTCTCGCAAGGTAACCATCCCGCTGGCTTTCAGCAAATGCGAGTCGGAGGGAAGATACAAGAACTTTGAGCGCGCTGCTCACCCTAGCGACAGTTACGACGTGGGCAAACTGATGCCTTACAGCTTCGACGATACCGACCCATACAAAACGATTGAGGGTGCCAGCTACGTGCTACAGACCTATCCAGACAAGAAACTCAAGGCTTATATCGATAGCGTGCTCGATATCATTGCTCCGGCTCAGGAGGCTGACGGATATCTCTATACCGCCCGTACACAGAATCCGAAGCATCCTCATTTCTGGGCTGGCGACAAGCGCTGGAGCAAGGAAGAGGATCTGAGCCACGAGCTCTACAACCTCGGTCACATGGTAGAAGGTGCCGTGGCTCACTGGCAGGCTACTGGTAGCCGCAAGTTCCTCGACATCGCTATCCGCTATGCCGACTGCGTGGTTCGCGAGGTTGGTCCTAACCCAGGACAGGCTTGCGTGGTACCGGGACATCAGATTGCCGAAATGGCGCTCTGCAAGCTCTATCTCGCTACAGGCAACAAGAAATATCTCGAAGAGGCAAAGTTCTTCCTCGACTATCGTGGCAAGACATCTATCAAACAGGAATATTCTCAGAGCCACAAACCGGTATTGGAGCAGGACGAGGCTGTAGGTCATGCCGTACGTGCTACCTATATGTATGCTGGTATGGCAGATGTAGCTGCCCTTACCGGAGATACTGCCTATATCCACGCCATCGACCGCATCTGGGACAACATCGTGAGCAAGAAGCTCTACATCACCGGAGGTATCGGAGCTACTAACAACGGCGAGGCTTTCGGCAAGAACTACGAGTTGCCTAACATGAGTGCCTACTGCGAAACCTGCGCAGCTATCGGCAATGTTTATGTCAACTACCGTCTCTTCCTTCTCCATGGCGAGAGTAAGTATTACGATGTATTGGAGCGCACCCTCTACAATGGTCTCATCAGTGGTGTGAGCATGGACGGCGGCGGCTTCTTCTACCCTAACCCATTGGAGAGTATGGGCCAGCACCAGCGCCAGGCTTGGTTCGGCTGTGCCTGCTGCCCTAGCAACATCTGCCGCTTCCTGCCATCCCTCCCAGGCTATGTATATGCCGTAAAGGACAAGAATGTATATGTCAACCTCTTCCTCAGCAACTCTTCTTCTCTGAAAGTGGCTGGCAAGAAGGTGGCTTTGAGCCAGGACACAAAATATCCTTGGAACGGCGACATCGCCATCAAGGTGGATGACAACAAGGCAGGTCAGTTCGGTATGAAGATCCGCATCCCGGGCTGGGTAAAGGGTCAGCCAGTACCATCAGACCTTTACTACTACAGCGACGGCAAGCGACTGGGCTATACCATCACCGTAAACGGAAAGAAGGTAGAGGCTAAGGTAACAGAGGATGGCTATTATACCATCAACCGCAAGTGGAAGAAGGGCGATGTGATTCGCGTTCACTTCGACATGGAGGCACGCACCGTACGTGCCAACAACAAGGTAGAGGCCGACCGTGGCTGCATCAGCATCGAGCGTGGTCCTATCGTATATTGCGCAGAGTGGCCAGACAACCAGGGCTTCGACATCATGAGCATTCTGGAGAACCGCGAACCTCAGTTCGCTGAGGGCAAGCTCTCGTACGATGACTTCATCGACCCTAAATATAAGAATGTGCTGACACTCTACAAGGGTCAGAACATGGAGACCTTGACCGAGAACGTGCAGACCCTCGCCTACGACAAGAGCGGCAAGCTGAGCACCAAGGACCAGACCCTGACTCTCATCCCATACTTCGCCTGGGCTCATCGTGGCAACGGCAACATGAAGGTATGGTTGCCACAGGATGTCAAGGCTGCAAAGCCATCAGCTCCTGCAACTCTCGCAGCTCAGGCTAAGGTAGAATTCTCTTCTCCAGTGCCTGCCAAGAGCAGCATCACCGACGGACTGGTTCCAGCCGATGAGAACGACCGCTCTGTCCCATACATCCACTGGTGGCCAAAGAAGAACACTACAGAGTGGATTACCTACACCTTCCCAGAGAGCAAGGAGATCAAGACCAGCACCGTATATTGGTACGACGACCAGCCATGGGGCGGTTGCAAGGTGCCAGACAGCTGGAAGCTCTACTATCAGGACGAGGCAGGCAACTGGAAGGAAGTTCCAGGAGCCGATGCTTATCCATGCAAGCGAGGTGTAGCCTGCATCGTGAATTTCGACCCAGTGAAGACCAAGGCTGTGAAGCTCGAACTGAAGCAGCCAGAAACTCTGTCCTGTGGTTTGTTTGAGTGGAGCGTGAAGTAA